The genomic interval AATTTCGTGAAGCGTATCCGCATGTCCAGATCGATTTAAAAGAAGCCACCAGCGATTTGCAGCTTGAGCAATTGGGGCTAGGTCAAATTGATGCAGGCTTACTGATCCCACCGCTGCCAGACCCGTCAAAACGGCTGCTGGATTACTTGCCGGTGCTATCGGAGCCACTGATCGTCGCCGTCCCGTCCGGGCACAGCGCGTTGCGCGTGAAGGGAAAAATTAGTCTGAGCGCTTTAAGTGCCTTACCGCTGATTCTCTTCCCACGCCGTATTTCACCCAGCTTTCATGACACCATTCTGGCTTGCTTCCGCAATGCCGGGCAAACGCCGCATATTGGTCAGGAAGCGATACAAATGCAAACCATCGTCGGTTTGGTGTCGGCTGGCATGGGCTGTGCGCTTGTGCCACAATCTGTGTCAAATTTAAAGCGGCCCGGCGTTGAATACCGCGAGCTGGAAGATGAGACTGCGCTGATCGAAACTGGTCTGGCTTGGCGCAAAGACAATACTTCACCCGTATTACAAGCCTTTTTAGAATTGTTACGAAAGAAACCATAAATGCTGATACATCCAATGCCCGACCCGATAGCCTTTTCGCTTGGCCCACTTCATGTCCGCTGGTACGGACTGATGTATTTACTGGCATTCGTCCAGTTTATTTGGGTCGGCAGAATCAGAATTAAACAGCCGCATATCGCTGCCGCCGGATGGAAAAAAGAAGATTTAGATGACATGCTGTTTTATGGCGTGCTTGGCGTCGTCATCGGTGGCCGACTCGGTCAGGTATTCTTTTACGATCCCAGTTTTTACTTCCACAACCCATCGCAAATCATTGCGGTCTGGAACGGCGGAATGTCGTTTCACGGCGGCTTTCTGGGCGTACTGCTAGCTATGGCGTGGTGGGGCCGCAAAAAGGGCCGCAAGGTGATGGACATCATGGATTTCATCGCACCGATGGTGCCGCTCGGTTACGCCGCTGGTCGACTGGGTAACTTTATTAATGCCGAGCTACCGGGTCGCATCGCCGATGCGTCGTTGCCGTGGGCGATGATCTGGCCGAATGTAGACAATCTGCCACGCCATCCATCCCCGATATATCAAATGCTGGTAGATGGTATTTTGCTATTTATCATACTCTGGCTATTTTCCCGCAAACCACGACCACGCATGGCTGTGGCAGGTATGTTTAGCTTGTTATATGGCTGCGCCCGATTCTTCACTGAATACTTCCGCATTCCGGACTACAACGTGACGTTTGGTGGAATAACAATTTCGGCCGGACAGATGCTGTCGATACCGATGGTCATACTTGGGATTATTCTGCTGGTGATGGCGTATCGGACGCCGCGCTACGCTACCAGTCAATAACCTGATCGGCGCGCTAGGATGTCACTGTCAATTGCTTCATCAGACAGTGCCATTCAGCCGCTGTGACAGGGGTAATCGAGAGACGATTGCCGCGCCGCAAAATCTGCATCTCGGCCAACGCTGGCTGCGCACGTAATACGGCCAGACTTAGCAACTCAGTTTTATTAAGCGCGCGCACATCGACCAACATCCAGCGTGGATTCTCACGGGTGGCTTTGGGATCAAAATATTTGCTATCCGGATCGAATTGGGTATCGTCCGGATACGCAATACTCGCCACTTCAGCAATCCCCGCAATGCCCGGCTCTGCACAACTGGAATGATAAAACAGGACACCGTCGCCAACCTGCATCAGGTCGCGCATAAAATTACGCGCCTGATAATTTCTTACGCCATACCAGGCGATCGTTTGATCCGGCATCGCCAGCACGTCATCGATGCTGGCATCTGCGGGTTCGGATTTCATTAGCCAATAGTGCATTTTTTGTCTGCCGAAAATAAAAACAAGGCTAAAGAAGTTGTTTCGGCACTGCATATATTTACATGCAGCGCCACATTAATATCTGGCGATAAAAGCTGGCAGCAGCGCACATGCCGAACGATCAGACGCCGCCATCAATGTGCGCAGACACCATACAGCCGCGGTGGGCCTGGCATTGCATAGTGCTGACACACAAACAGCAGCCCTATAAAAAAAGCGGCTGCATTTGCATGCAACCGCTTCTAAATTAGATTCCCACCAGTGCCGCTTTGCCGGCATCCTGAACCAAGAAGGTTCAAGTTGGCTACAGTTAGTTCAACTTCGGGTTCATCGAACTAGCGACGATCACTCCCATCGAACGATATCCCGTAACCGCTGCGTAAAAATGGTTCAAGGAATTATGGCAATGGCGAACACGGTAGGAGCGCTAAGTTTACTCCAAACATAGTCCATGTCAAACACTTTGGAATAAATTTAAAACAGTCCTAAGTCGTTTAAAAATGCATCAGAAAATTCATCTAAAAACGCGTCCCAAAATGCAGCATCCATACGCCTTAAAACAACACTTCCTGCGGCCCCAGCGCTTGATCCAATACAGTATGCATAGCGGAGATTTTTTGCTTTACTTCGGCCATCGTCAGGTCCGACAAAGGACCATCAGGCGCTTTTGCAGATAACATTTCTGCTGCCATACCCAAGGCTGCGATCACTGCGATGCGATCGTTACCACGGATTTTTCCGGCATCGCGGATCGCGCACATCTTGCCATCCAGATAAGCGACTGCTTGTTGCAATACTGCCTCCTCGCCCTCTTTGCAAGACAAAATATAAGGCTGGCCCATGATATGGACATTCAACTGGGTCATACGCTCTCCTGAACTTGCGTGTCGTCTTCCGGTACTACCGGAATTTTTTCGAGTAGCGCGGCAACCCGCTGATGCGCCTCATTAATACGCTGATGCGCTTCGGTAACACGCAGCGTCAGGTCCGCATTTTCGCTGACTAGCGTAGCGGCATTAAGACGTAAGTCAGCATTTTCATGCCGCAGTGTCTGGGTTAATTCGGCGAGTTGCCGGATTTTTTCGGATAGTTGGTGGAATTCTGAAATCATGTCGCCACTATAGTAGCGCCCATGAATCTACGTCAATAGATTCGATCAATGAATTTCACCGATTCAGCCGTGAATCTGTCATTTGAGTTAGCTTGCGCCTTTGCAAGCACCTAGCCGCAGCTGCTCTGATCAAGGCAATTCAGTATTCTCGCTTGTCACATGTTTAATCAAATGGCCGTAGACTAATGCCTGCAATAATGCCACGCTGCTGCCGGCCAGCACTTCTGCCACCCGCAACATGGCCAGATGAAGCTCCTCATGCAAGCCGGTTCCCTCAACCGCTGCGGACATCAAAATCACGACCGTTGCCGGGCCAAGCCGCCAGTTCGCGGGGTAGTTGTGCAGCAACATTGCCACTAATACCGATATCGCCAGCGCAATCAGCATTGGAAAAAATCCTGGCCCCAATATCACCAGCGTCAGACAGGCAACAATCGAGCCATTGATCGTGTTGATCACACGCACTTTGAAGTTCGCTTTGGCTAACGTGATATCCGGTTCGGTCACGATGATCAAAGAAATCATCGCCCAATACGGTTCGACAATCCCACACGCGCGCAATCCGTACCAGGTAATTAACGATCCTGTAAGTATCTTGATGAGATAAACGAGGGCATTTTTTCTGGGACTGATGAATTGAAATTCCATTGTATCCAGACTATGAAGCGAGGTTTAAGCGCATAGCGTGTAGTGCCGGAGGGCGCTTGCTGAGTTACGCGATGATGGCAAATACATATTGTCTCGTCATTTTAGCCGACAAATGCCAAACGACCACCACTTCCGAAATCGAAGGTGGCGGTCGTTTTTAACCATTTCAAACTTACCGAACAAAATTTACCGGATAGCGTCAGCGTGCACCCGAATACTCTCACGAACGATTTCTTTCAATTCGTTGCCCTCTTGCTGCTCCGCATATTTTAGCAATGCGTTACGCATCCGAGGCTCCCAAAAGCGCTTGATGTGCATCGAGAAATCGGTCATTGCCTGCGGGCGATCGGGCATAGTTTCAAAAAAGGAGCCAATCTGATTGGCCATTTTGATCAGGTTTTCTACGTTCATTGCTTTATTCCATTTCTACATTACGACAAGAGCGAAGGGGCTAAAAAACACGCAAGCACGCTATTTGCTCATCAACAAACGATGACCGTTCGCATACACAACATGCGAATGCTGACGCATAAAGCCCAATAACGTGACGTCCGCCTGTTGCGCCAATCTGATTGCCAACGCCGTCGGTGCAGAAATCGCTGCGATCAAGCCGATGCCCATCGTCGCGGCTTTTTGCACCATTTCATAACTGGCTCGGCTAGTGATCAGTACCGCACCGCTAGAAAAATCCTGTTTGTCGGCCGACAACGCACCAATCAGTTTATCCAGCGCATTGTGGCGACCGACATCTTCGCGCACCAATAAAATCTCACCATTTTTCTGGACCCAGGCCGCAGCGTGGGTAGCACCTGTCACCTGTTGCAATTGTTGCTGTTTTTGCATGCTCTCGACCGCAGCATGCAAAGTCACCACCGAAAAACTAGCGCTGGATTTCACCGGTGACGGTTTGCGAATAGCTTGCGCCAGCGTTTCCGCGCCACACAATCCACAACCGGTGCGCCCGGTCAGATTGCGACGCTTTTCTTTCAACGCCATGAACCGTTGCGCGGCGATCTGCATCTGGACTTGAATACCGTCCGTGGCAGTCACAATCTCGCACTCGAACAGCTCGCCAGAATCAGCCAGAATGCCTTCGCTTAATGAGAACCCTAGTGCAAAATCCTCCAGATCGGCTGGCGACGCCATCATTACCGCATGCGAAATACCGTTGTACTCCAGCGCGATAGGCACTTCTTCTGCCACCACGTCACGCGCCGACGACTCCTGACCATCGCGCCATTTTTCAATGGCAACGTCTGCGGTGGTCGGATAATCGGCCGTGGTGAAGCTGCCTTCTATGCTGCGCATTTACAACGTACTCCTGCTTTATTTGGCGGCCGCTGTTTCTGCGGATGCGCTTTGCAACAAGCGCAACTGCTGTTCATTGACCTGACTAAAGTTATTCTGCCACTCTGACGGTTGCGAGACTGGCATGACCTGCACCGCCGTCACCTTGTACTCAGGGCAATTCGTCGCCCAGTCTGAATTGTCAGTGGTGATGACGTTAGCACCCGATTCCGGATGATGGAATGTAGTATAAACCACACCCGGCTGCACCTTCTCTGTCACGGTTGCACGCAATACCGTCTGCCCCGCGCGCGATTCAATACCGACCCAGTCATTTTCCTTGATGCCACGATCCTCAGCATCATG from Glaciimonas sp. PCH181 carries:
- a CDS encoding LysR substrate-binding domain-containing protein, with translation MTIEMRQLRYFLAVAEEKHFGRAAIRLHMTQPPLSQAIQALEADIGAMLFARTKRSVALTPAGLALLPEARRILQQAGTLPDLVRRAASGESGLLTLAFVSTADYSILPPLLREFREAYPHVQIDLKEATSDLQLEQLGLGQIDAGLLIPPLPDPSKRLLDYLPVLSEPLIVAVPSGHSALRVKGKISLSALSALPLILFPRRISPSFHDTILACFRNAGQTPHIGQEAIQMQTIVGLVSAGMGCALVPQSVSNLKRPGVEYRELEDETALIETGLAWRKDNTSPVLQAFLELLRKKP
- the lgt gene encoding prolipoprotein diacylglyceryl transferase — its product is MLIHPMPDPIAFSLGPLHVRWYGLMYLLAFVQFIWVGRIRIKQPHIAAAGWKKEDLDDMLFYGVLGVVIGGRLGQVFFYDPSFYFHNPSQIIAVWNGGMSFHGGFLGVLLAMAWWGRKKGRKVMDIMDFIAPMVPLGYAAGRLGNFINAELPGRIADASLPWAMIWPNVDNLPRHPSPIYQMLVDGILLFIILWLFSRKPRPRMAVAGMFSLLYGCARFFTEYFRIPDYNVTFGGITISAGQMLSIPMVILGIILLVMAYRTPRYATSQ
- a CDS encoding EVE domain-containing protein, translating into MHYWLMKSEPADASIDDVLAMPDQTIAWYGVRNYQARNFMRDLMQVGDGVLFYHSSCAEPGIAGIAEVASIAYPDDTQFDPDSKYFDPKATRENPRWMLVDVRALNKTELLSLAVLRAQPALAEMQILRRGNRLSITPVTAAEWHCLMKQLTVTS
- a CDS encoding cell division protein ZapA gives rise to the protein MTQLNVHIMGQPYILSCKEGEEAVLQQAVAYLDGKMCAIRDAGKIRGNDRIAVIAALGMAAEMLSAKAPDGPLSDLTMAEVKQKISAMHTVLDQALGPQEVLF
- a CDS encoding DUF904 domain-containing protein gives rise to the protein MISEFHQLSEKIRQLAELTQTLRHENADLRLNAATLVSENADLTLRVTEAHQRINEAHQRVAALLEKIPVVPEDDTQVQESV
- a CDS encoding FUSC family protein; protein product: MEFQFISPRKNALVYLIKILTGSLITWYGLRACGIVEPYWAMISLIIVTEPDITLAKANFKVRVINTINGSIVACLTLVILGPGFFPMLIALAISVLVAMLLHNYPANWRLGPATVVILMSAAVEGTGLHEELHLAMLRVAEVLAGSSVALLQALVYGHLIKHVTSENTELP
- a CDS encoding formate dehydrogenase subunit delta, producing the protein MNVENLIKMANQIGSFFETMPDRPQAMTDFSMHIKRFWEPRMRNALLKYAEQQEGNELKEIVRESIRVHADAIR
- the fdhD gene encoding formate dehydrogenase accessory sulfurtransferase FdhD, whose product is MRSIEGSFTTADYPTTADVAIEKWRDGQESSARDVVAEEVPIALEYNGISHAVMMASPADLEDFALGFSLSEGILADSGELFECEIVTATDGIQVQMQIAAQRFMALKEKRRNLTGRTGCGLCGAETLAQAIRKPSPVKSSASFSVVTLHAAVESMQKQQQLQQVTGATHAAAWVQKNGEILLVREDVGRHNALDKLIGALSADKQDFSSGAVLITSRASYEMVQKAATMGIGLIAAISAPTALAIRLAQQADVTLLGFMRQHSHVVYANGHRLLMSK